A window from Moritella yayanosii encodes these proteins:
- the glpA gene encoding anaerobic glycerol-3-phosphate dehydrogenase subunit A has protein sequence MGKVACFNSEVLIIGGGATGTSIMRDCALRGIACILLDKGDIASGTTGRNHGLLHSGARYAVTDSESARECIQENKILKDIASHCIEDTSGLFITLPEDDLDFQTTFIDACTSAGISTQRLTPQQAIDLEPNVNRSLLSAVKVPDGTLDPFRLCASNVLDAKNHGAKLLTYSMVKSLIRIGDRIIGAKCINTRTNEQFEVYAQEIINAAGIWGKNICHYADLNVQMLPAKGSLLVFEHRINDLVINRCRKPADADILVPGDSISLIGTTSEEIDYKDIDALKISDKEVNILIEEGAKLAPILAQTRVLRAYAGVRPLVDISGGDGRNISRGIVLLDHQQRDGLAGFSSILGGKLMTCRLMAEMTTDLIAGKLGNTSTCTTHLQPLPGSVVNKHNKPKKTVFTTKAATHRHGETAVVTFDQSTKGKSIVCECEMVSVGEIEYAIKQLDVTNLVDLRRRTRLGMGSCQGELCTYRAASLFCDFANCSGHESSKLLMQFFEERWKGIKPVLFGDALREAEFTYWLYEGLFGATDINKLGEKQADKEYYEI, from the coding sequence ATGGGAAAAGTAGCCTGTTTCAATAGCGAAGTCTTGATCATTGGTGGTGGTGCGACTGGCACCAGTATTATGCGCGATTGCGCATTACGTGGCATAGCATGTATATTACTGGATAAAGGTGATATCGCCTCAGGGACAACAGGTCGTAATCATGGCTTATTACATTCCGGCGCGCGTTATGCGGTCACTGACAGTGAGTCAGCACGAGAATGTATTCAAGAAAACAAGATCCTCAAAGATATCGCCAGTCACTGTATCGAAGATACCAGCGGGTTATTTATTACCTTGCCAGAAGATGACCTGGATTTTCAGACTACCTTTATTGACGCTTGCACGAGTGCAGGTATCAGTACCCAAAGACTCACACCGCAGCAAGCGATCGACCTTGAACCGAATGTAAATCGCAGTTTACTCAGCGCAGTCAAAGTCCCCGATGGCACCCTTGATCCTTTCCGCTTATGCGCGTCGAATGTATTAGATGCAAAAAACCATGGTGCAAAACTGCTTACCTATTCAATGGTTAAATCCTTGATCCGCATTGGCGATCGTATCATCGGCGCAAAATGCATTAATACCCGTACCAATGAACAGTTTGAAGTGTATGCCCAAGAAATTATCAATGCCGCGGGTATTTGGGGTAAAAATATTTGCCACTACGCAGACCTCAACGTGCAAATGTTACCTGCCAAAGGATCATTATTAGTATTCGAACACCGTATTAATGATCTGGTTATCAATCGTTGCCGTAAACCTGCCGATGCCGATATTTTAGTACCCGGCGATTCTATTTCGTTAATTGGTACCACTTCAGAAGAAATTGATTACAAAGATATCGATGCCCTAAAGATCAGTGACAAAGAAGTCAACATTCTTATTGAAGAGGGCGCTAAACTGGCACCAATACTCGCACAAACCCGAGTTTTACGGGCTTATGCAGGCGTGCGACCTCTCGTTGATATAAGCGGGGGTGATGGCCGCAACATCAGTCGTGGTATTGTATTACTCGATCATCAACAGCGCGATGGTTTAGCAGGCTTTAGCAGTATTCTAGGTGGCAAGTTAATGACCTGTCGCTTAATGGCTGAAATGACCACAGACCTTATTGCTGGAAAACTAGGTAATACCAGCACCTGTACCACCCATTTACAACCACTGCCCGGTTCTGTTGTTAATAAACATAATAAACCTAAAAAAACCGTATTTACCACCAAAGCGGCTACTCATCGTCACGGTGAAACGGCCGTTGTCACCTTCGATCAAAGTACCAAAGGAAAATCCATAGTCTGTGAATGTGAAATGGTATCTGTTGGTGAAATTGAATACGCGATCAAACAACTCGATGTCACCAATTTGGTTGATTTAAGACGACGTACTCGCTTAGGCATGGGTTCGTGCCAGGGTGAACTGTGTACCTATCGTGCTGCCAGTCTATTTTGTGACTTTGCCAACTGTAGCGGTCATGAATCAAGTAAATTATTAATGCAGTTTTTTGAAGAGCGCTGGAAAGGCATTAAGCCTGTGTTATTTGGGGATGCACTGCGAGAAGCTGAATTTACCTATTGGCTATATGAAGGTCTATTTGGCGCCACAGACATTAACAAGCTAGGCGAAAAACAAGCAGATAAGGAATATTATGAAATTTGA
- a CDS encoding substrate binding domain-containing protein, translating to MQTINQAVIAAKNDTEQLQGSICTNCVGGVIGEDILANIISEFNLQYPDIEVELDFSSQRVDLIAEAFDLVVRMGELEDSGLVARKLTDIKVQVLASPSYLAKHAAITHPKDLEQHNCLTGSIKRWRFHQKSVPHNNAPIHDIEINVIVINPPD from the coding sequence TTGCAAACCATCAACCAAGCCGTAATCGCAGCTAAAAATGACACCGAGCAATTACAAGGCAGCATTTGTACTAACTGTGTTGGAGGGGTGATTGGCGAGGATATTCTAGCGAACATTATCAGCGAGTTTAATTTACAGTACCCTGATATCGAGGTTGAATTGGATTTTAGCAGCCAACGGGTAGACTTAATTGCAGAAGCGTTTGATTTGGTCGTGCGTATGGGTGAGTTAGAAGATTCTGGATTAGTGGCTCGAAAGCTCACCGACATTAAAGTGCAGGTATTGGCCAGTCCCAGTTACCTTGCTAAACATGCGGCCATTACTCATCCAAAGGATTTAGAACAGCATAATTGTTTAACTGGCAGCATCAAACGTTGGCGCTTTCATCAAAAATCAGTACCGCACAATAACGCGCCAATACACGACATAGAGATCAACGTAATCGTTATCAACCCGCCCGATTAA
- a CDS encoding type II secretion system protein, which produces MNRRMNGFTLIELVIVIIVLGVLAATAIPKFINLQDDANRSALKGQFGAFASAVTLYHSGWLVAGNTGAIEDLASFGDGDVDSTATGYPYATGGLDTPPFTACEELWTGLTDTSVTIAYVEDADLDSADVDIAYTYSVNADSTLDTCIYRALHFIQTGQKRLTMNYKADTGEVTIR; this is translated from the coding sequence ATGAATCGTCGTATGAATGGTTTTACATTAATTGAATTAGTAATTGTTATTATTGTGTTGGGTGTATTAGCAGCAACCGCAATTCCTAAATTTATTAATCTGCAAGACGATGCCAATCGTTCAGCACTTAAAGGGCAGTTTGGCGCATTTGCAAGTGCAGTAACACTATATCACAGCGGTTGGTTAGTGGCAGGCAACACGGGTGCTATTGAAGATCTCGCAAGTTTCGGTGACGGTGATGTCGATTCAACTGCTACCGGTTATCCTTATGCAACAGGAGGCTTAGATACCCCCCCTTTTACTGCTTGCGAGGAATTATGGACTGGACTAACTGATACATCGGTGACAATTGCGTATGTGGAAGATGCTGATTTAGATTCAGCAGATGTTGATATTGCTTATACTTACAGTGTTAATGCTGACAGCACTTTGGATACTTGTATTTATCGAGCGTTACATTTCATACAGACTGGTCAGAAAAGGCTAACTATGAACTATAAGGCAGATACAGGTGAGGTTACAATTAGGTAG